ATGCGGTGACTAGCATTAACGAGTTGTGCAAGAAGTCATCGATTTTATCTTTGACAGGCTCAATGCCAACGGCACAATTATCGTTGAAGCTGTTGCAAGCGTCACCCAATAGTTGGATGGATTGCAATAAGTTAAAGGCAATCACTGGCTTATAAACGTTAAGCTCAAAGTTACCTGACGCGCCTGCCATACTGATAGTGACATCGTTACCCATCACTTGCGCGACAACCATGGTCATTGCTTCTGATTGGGTTGGGTTGACTTTACCTGGCATGATAGAAGAGCCTGGCTCGTTCTCTGGAATGGTCAATTCGCCTAGACCACAACGAGGCCCTGATGCCAACCAACGTACGTCGTTAGCGATTTTATTTAAGCTACCTGCCAATGTTTTTAACGCGCCTGAAGCAAAGACTTCGGCATCACGAGCCGCTAGTGCTTCAAATTTATTCGGTGAAGTCACAAACGGTAGACCAGTCAATGTTGATAATTGCTCAGCTGATTTTACTGCATAATCAGGGTGAGCGTTTAGACCTGTACCAACCGCCGTACCGCCTAGTGGCAACTCATATAAACCTTCTAATGCTTGATCAATACGCGTCAATGAATGATCAAGTTGACTGACATAGCCGCTGAACTCTTGACCTAAGGTCAAAGGCGTGGCGTCTTGTAAGTGAGTACGACCGATTTTTACGATGCTATCGAATTCTTTAGCTTTGGCATCTAGCGTATCGCGTAGTGCTTTTACCGCTGGGATAAGCAAGCTGTTGATTTGACGAGCAGCAGCCACACGAATCGCCGTTGGGAAGCTGTCATTGGTAGACTGTGCATGGTTGACATGGTCATTTGGATGAATTGGCGCGTAGCTGCCACGCTCAGAACCAGCGATTTCGTTGGCACGGTTGGCCAATACTTCGTTCATGTTCATGTTTGACTGCGTACCAGAACCAGTCTGCCATACAACCAATGGGAACTGATCCGTTAGACCGCCGTTGATGATTTCGTCAGCAGCTTGCACGATTAAGTCGCGCTTATCACCTTCGATACGCTCAAGGCTAGCATTGGTAATGGCAGCGGCTTTTTTGACTAATGCCATCGCTTCAATCATCGGACGTGGCAAAGTCTCG
The nucleotide sequence above comes from Psychrobacter sp. P2G3. Encoded proteins:
- the fumC gene encoding class II fumarate hydratase; its protein translation is MSTQNQATRTEKDTMGNVEVPADAYWGAQTQRSRENFKIGGETLPRPMIEAMALVKKAAAITNASLERIEGDKRDLIVQAADEIINGGLTDQFPLVVWQTGSGTQSNMNMNEVLANRANEIAGSERGSYAPIHPNDHVNHAQSTNDSFPTAIRVAAARQINSLLIPAVKALRDTLDAKAKEFDSIVKIGRTHLQDATPLTLGQEFSGYVSQLDHSLTRIDQALEGLYELPLGGTAVGTGLNAHPDYAVKSAEQLSTLTGLPFVTSPNKFEALAARDAEVFASGALKTLAGSLNKIANDVRWLASGPRCGLGELTIPENEPGSSIMPGKVNPTQSEAMTMVVAQVMGNDVTISMAGASGNFELNVYKPVIAFNLLQSIQLLGDACNSFNDNCAVGIEPVKDKIDDFLHNSLMLVTALNRHVGYENAAKIAKTAYKENKTLKQVAVELELLTEAQFDEWVTPADMVHPS